GAACTTGTATATCTTCGACCACATTTGAGTAGGTCGAATCCCTCGGTTTAAAAGTGTTTTTTCCGTCTTTGTCATTTTTAGCATTGATTCAAAAAGCAATCTTTTTTACTAAATTTATTTTTTATACGCTAAAAGCCTTAAGGCATTGAATACCACAAGTAGTGTTGAGCCTTCGTGGACTACCACCGCAATACCGATATTGGCAAGCCCAAAAATGGTTGAGGGTATAAGCAGGGCAACAATACCAAGACTGACCCAAAGGTTTTGCTTGATAATGGTCTTTGCCTTCCTGCTCAAACCTATGGCAAAGGGCAGGGTTTCCAGTTTATCGGCCATTAGGGCAATGTCAGCTGTTTCCAATGCCACATCACTGCCCGCTGCACCCATTGCGATACCTACGGTGCTGTTTGCCATTGCAGGGGCATCGTTCACACCGTCGCCTACCATTGCGACTTTGGATTCCTGTTCTTTTAATTTTTTAATGGCATCTACCTTTTCCTCTGGCAACAGGCTTCCCCAGGCATCGGTCAACCCAATTTCTTTAGCAACGGCATCGGCAACCTTTTGATTATCGCCAGTTAGCATTATCATCCGCTTAATACCGATTTCCTTTAATTTTTTAAGGGTTTCCTTGGCCGCTTCCCGTGGGGTATCCATCAGGGCGATGATACCTATATATTCTTTGTTCCTTCTTATGAGCATTGTGGTATTTCCACCACCTTCAAGTTCTTTTACTTTATTCGATATATCTTCGGATGGTTTTGCTTCATCGAGGTCTTCATACAAGTCAAGGTTTCCTATATAGATTTTATCCTTGCCCAAAGAAGCTTTGATACCTTTTCCGAGAACCGCTTCCAAATCTGACGCATCGGTAATATCAGTACCTTTCAGACGCTCTTTCCCATCCCTTACGACGGCTTTGGCCAAAGGGTGGTCGCTCAAGTTTTCAACGGCAACGGCTATCTTTAACAGTTCATTTTCTTCAATATTCCCCAGTGGTACTACTTCGGTAAGTTTGGGCTTGCCTTCGGTAAGTGTGCCCGTTTTATCAAAAGCCAAAGCGGTAATGACCCCTAAATCCTCAAGCGGTCGCCCACCTTTGATAAGTACACCGCCCCGTGCTGCCCGTGCCACACCGCTTAATACCGCACTTGGTGTTGAAATGGCGAGTGCACAAGGGCTGGCGGCTACCAATACTGCCATTGCACGGTAAAAACTGGCACTAAACGGTTCATCAATGACCAAAAAGGCAAAGAGTAGGATACCAACCAATATCAGTACGGATGGTACAAAGTATTTTTCAAACTTGTCGGTCAAAAGTTGGGTGGGGGATTTTTGGGTCTGTGCCTCGTTGACCAATTTGACCAGTCGGGACAGCGTAGAGTCTTTGGCTTCTTTGATTACCTTTATTTCCAAAGTATTATTACCGTTGATAGTTCCGGCAAAAACGCGGTTTTCGTCCTTGATATCATCGTCTGCCGAATAGTCCTTGCCCGTATCTTCCACAGGAATTTTGTCCACAGGTACACTTTCCCCTGTGATAGGTGCTTGGTTGACACTGCTTTTTCCATTGACCACAACACCATCGGCAGATATTTTACTGTTGGGTTTGACCACAATGATATCGCCAATACTCAATTCCTCAATTCCAACTTCTTCGGTCTTGCCATCTTTTTTGAGCAATGCTGTTTTTGGTGCTAAATCTGCCAGTGCCGCAATGGACTTTCGGGCCTTTTCCATTGCATAATGTTCAAGGGCGTGCCCCAAACTAAACAGGAACAATAACAATGCACCTTCTGCCCATTCTCCCAGAATGGCTGCACCAATGGCGGCAACCAGCATTAAGAAGTCAATTTCAAAACCGCCTTTGGCAACCGTCTGTACTGCTTCCTTGGCCGTAAAGAAACCACCGAAAAAGTAAGCACCAATGTATAAAGTAAGACTGACCCAATCTGGGATGGATTCCACATAGGAAAGGCCGAAACCTATTCCGAGAAGTGCCCCACAGATAATGGAAAAAATAAGCTCCGTATTTTTACCGAAAATACCACCGTGGGCGTGCTCTTCTCCTTCCTCGTGGGTCTCGCCTTCTTTGTGCTCGTGTCCCTCGGTGGAAGTTTGCTCTTTAGTCTCTTCCTTCTTTGAACGCTCTTGTTTTTTGGATGCTTCGGTGTAATCATTTTCGTTTGAAGCACTGCGTTGAACCTGAAGGTCTTCCTTTTCAATTTGTTTGCTTATTTCATCAAAATTTGTTTGCTTTTTATCAAACTCAAGTCGTACCATTCCAGAGCCTGAAACGGAAGCTTCCAAAACTCCATTGATTGCCAAAAGGCTTCTCTCTATGGAACGAGCCTGTCTTGTGTGTCTGATTCCTTTAACTTCAATGAGCAAATGCCCGTATTTTTCGGTAATCTCGGCACCAGTACTTTCGGCGAGGGATTGAATGCGGTCAATGGAAATGATATCTGGGTCATAATGAAAACAGAGCTTTGGCACATCAGCTCCGTTTGCATCGGCAATGTGCACTTTTTCGATGCCCTCTTTAGCTTGTAGTTTTTGAATAAGCCTTTCAACACAAGAATCTTTTTCGTTAGGAACTTGCGGAAGGATGACCGGTATTTTTAGTTGTAGTTTTTCCATTTTTTATTTTTATTTTATCCACTCTTTGGCATCGTCTTTTTCTTCGGTCTTATAAAATTTTATATGAGCTTCTGAAAAAGGAAGCAATACCTCGGTAAATTGCTCTTGCCATTTAACGCTGCCCACCAAAGCAACTCGCTTTAAATGCTTTTCATTCGGAAGGTATAATTCAATTCCCTTCCAGTATGTCTCTGCTGCCCAACCTTCAAAATTTTGCATTTCAATGTACCAGAACACTTCCTGATATGCATTTATGTGTTCTGTTAAGACCGGTATCAAGTTTTCATAATCCTTGGCATCCAGCTTATTCTCTGCTACCATATATACAGTAGCCTCTTTTTTATAGATTGTTATCATTGCTCACTATTTATAAATGATAATTGAATTTAAAAACCAAACGTTTAATCCAAATTGCCACTGCATTTTTCGCAAATACCCTTTACCACCAAGTTAATGTCCTCCGTGATATAGCCATCAGGCAAGTTGATGTGAGGGATTTTATGCTCTGTTAAACAGACCGTTTCATTACAATTGTTGCAATGAAAGTGCAAATGAAGGTCGTTGCCGACCTCGCATTCACAATTTTCTTCGCAAAGGGCGTATTTTATAACCCCTGTCCCATCCTCGATTTGATGCACAATCCCTTTTTCTTCAAACGCTTTCATAGTCCTAAACAGGGTACTTCTTTCACTGATCTTAAAATCTTTTTCCAAATCGCCAAGGCTGATGGCAACATTCAACTCTGCCAACCGCTTATAGGTCATAAGGCGCATAGCTGTAGGTCGTATTCCTTTGCTTTCTAAAAATTGAACTATTTTTTCCATTTGTTTAGAAAGAGAATTACAGGTCGTAACGTTTTAAGGAATCTCCTGTTTTAATGTGAAACGCATCTTCTATATTAGCTATATAAATTATACCATCTCCAGGCCCGTCGGTTTTGGCGTTGGCTATAATTGTTTCAATGGCCGCTTGGGCTTCCTCATTTTGACAGACCAATTCCAATTTGACCACTGGACTATCTGTTACGTGAAAATCCAGCGACGGTCTGGCACCTTTTGCCTTGAACGCGCCCGTGCCTTCTGCTTGTGAAAGGGTCATACTTTCAAATCCATTGTCAGAAAGTGCTTCAATGACTCTTTGGATTCGGTTCGGTTTTATAAATGCTTTTATTTCTTTCATATTATTAACTTTTTAAATTTTTAATCAATTTTGAACCGAGTCTGTTTTATAATTTTTAACTAACTAATTAAGACGATAAACAAACTCGGAATCAAAACCTTTGATTATTATTGAATTAATGTCCGTGTTCCAGTTCGCCCTTTATCATTTCAGAAGACAGGTTATAAGCTCCGTTTATGACCACTTTGGCATCGGTTGAAACTTCGGCAGGCAGATTGACTTCAACAAAGCCTAAATCAGTAATACCAACCGTTACGGGTATCATTTTGAATTTCATTTTGCCTACTTCCATTTCCTCATCTTCATCCAAGATAAAAATAAAGGATTGCTCGCCTTCCTTTATAATGGCGGCTTCCGGAACGGCAAAACCCTTTTTCTCGCCCTGCACTATGCGCCCTTCTACATACATACCTGGCAAAAGATTTTTATCCTTGTTTTCTATATCAGCAAGAACTTCTATGGCTTTTGGGTCTGTCTCAAAAGTTTTACCTATAGACCGAACGGTTGCTTTAAGCAGTTCATCTGGGCGAGAGGCCGTGGAAAAATATATCTGTTGTCCTTTCTGGATTTGCTTTATGTCCTTTTCATAGACTTTGAAGTTTACATAAATTTTTGAATTATCGCTTATCGAGAACATTTTGGATTGTTGTGCCACGTAATCGCCAAGGCTAATCATTACTTCATCCACATAACCACTTATGGGTGTGGTAATGGGAACTGCGGAATATATCTGTCCTTCCGCCACTTTTTCCGGATTAATCCCCAACAACTTCAATTGGGCCCTCAAACCATTGACGCTGGATGTTGTGGAACGAAATTTTGATTGAGCCATTTGAAATTCCTTTCCCGAAGAAACGCCTTTGTCATAAAGCGTCTGCTTGCGTTCAAAATCCTGTTTCAAAAAGACCAGTTCGTCATTTTTTTCCTGATAGTCCTGTTGCATTGCAATGATATCCGGGTGTTCTATATATGCCAGCACTTGACCTTTGCTTACGTTATCTCCGGGTATTACTTTTATGGCACTCACATTTCCACCAACAAACGGGCTTATGTTCGCCTTGTCCTGTGGGAAAAGCTCCAGCGTTCCCGTTACCTTAATGTTGTTCCCTAAATTGCGTTCCTCCAAAGGTTTCATTTCCAAACCTATGGTTTCGGCCTGTTGCTTTGTAAGTTCCACAACGCCTTCTTCCTCGCTGTGACCTTCTTCTTCTCCTTCATTGTGGCCTTCATCGCCGTGTGCATCTTCCCCAGCTTCATTGGTTTTTGATACGCCTTCGGCTTCGTTATGCCCAAGTTCAGATTTTGGGGCATCATTACAACTCATAAACATAAGTGTAAATAATACGGTACTTACTAATAATATATTCTTCATTTTTCTTTTTTTAAGATTATAAATTGCCCAATTGATATTGTATCTCAATGGATTGTTGGTTAAACTGGTTTATGTATTGCAAATGGTTTTGTTTTATCCTGATGGCACTGTTGAGAATTGTGATATAATTGACATAATCTATTTCGCCTTCCTTGGATGCCAATTGCGCTGTGGTAATTTGCTGTTCTGCCAACAATAGTGCGCCTTCTTCGTAATATTGCAAAATCTTCTTTGTTTTTTCAAGGGATTTGGTCAATTGCGACACGCGACTTTCTGTAACCGCCTTTTGCTCCAAATATTGATTCTCTGCTACCATTGCGTCTGCCTTTGCTGCTTTTACCCTTGACTTCTGCGGAAAAAACCATAGCGGAATGCTAATACCCGCCTGATAGGTGTTGAAGCCTGAAACATCATCTACAACCTGCCTGCCATACGATAAGCTGAATTTCGGCAGGAATTGTGATTTCTCAACACCCACATTTGCCTTGCTTACTTCGGCATTTTGCAACGCATATTGCAACATTGGGTTATTGGCCACCGAAGTGGAATCTAACATTGCCATAAAATCCAATGTTTTGTATGGTTCACTAATCGTTTCAATGGATTCATCCGTTCCCAAATATTGTTTTAAGGCACGTTTGGCTATTTCAATATCATCAAAGGCTTGTTGCCTTAATACTTGAATCTGTTGAAATTCTGAAGAGGCTGAAATAAATTCCAACTTACCTGTTTCTCCCGTATCATACCGAAGTTGGGCAGCGGTCTTAAAATTGGTATAAATACTGTCCAATTGGTCTGCAAAACGCAATTGTGCCTTGTAATAATTAATTTGGTCATACGCCTGCATCACATTACGCACCAATTGTTGTTCACTGGCCACATAAAACTTTTCTCCCAAGGCAATACGCTCTTTGTAAAACTTCGATTTTGAAAAACCGGAAAGCAAATCAATGTTGCCCTGTTGCACACCAACGGTTGTCTGCACTCCAGGAAGATTATTTCCATATTCTTCTTTGCCCGTGAAAACTTGAGTGCTACCAAGGTCAAAACTCGTTCCCTTTAGTGCCTTTTCCCGTTCAATAAATGCTTGGCTCTCTTTAAGTGATGGATAATTCTGTTTAGCCATAGCAATAGCCTCATCAATGGTCAAGGTCTTTGGGATTGTACCATCTTGATTGGTGTCTTGGGCAAATGAAGTACCAGAAGCCATCAAACCTCCAACCATCAATAATACGGTTACAATATTGGTTGATTTTTTAATATAACTTACATCTCCACCATTGTCCTTCTTTTCTTTTCGGGATTCCAGCCAATAATAAAGAATAGGAATAACCACCAAGGTCAGAAATGTTGCCGTAAGCATTCCTCCAATGACTACTGTCGCCAAAGGTCGCTGTACTTCTGCACCACCAGAGGTAGAAATCGCCATTGGGATAAAACCCATAATTGTTGTAATGGCTGTTAATAAAATTGGACGTAAACGTTCGTGCGTTGCTTCGTATATACGTTTTTTTAAATCTGTCATTCCACTGTCTTTTAATTCATTGAATTTGTTTATGAGTATGAGTCCGTTTAATACGGCAACTCCGAAGAGCACGATAAACCCGACTCCGGCAGAAATACTGAAAGGCATTCCACGAATCAACAAAACGAAAACACCACCAATGGTCGCCAAAGGCACTGCCATATAGATCATCAAGGCCTGTGTAACTGAATTTAAAGCAAAGTAAAGCAGAACAAATATTGTTAATAGAACGATTGGAACTACAATCATCAATCGGTCTGAAGCACGTTGAAGGTTTTCGAAAGAACCTCCGTAGGTTACAAAATAACCTGGTGGCAGTTTCACGTCCGTTTCCAATTTTTGTTGAATTTCCTCGACCATCGATTTTACATCGCGCCCACGAACATTGACCCCTACCGAAATACGACGGGAGGTATTGTCCCTTGAAATCTGCATCGGACCTGGCTTATAGCTGATATCTGCAACCTCCTTTAAAGGTACTTGTGCACCGTTTGGCAGGTCTATGAAAAGGTTTTTTAAGCTATTGATGTCTTGTCGATATTCCTCTGCCAAACGAATGACCACATCGAATCGTTTTTCCCCTTCAAAAATGACTCCTGCCTGTTCTCCAGAAAATGAAGCACTTACATAATCATTCAGCTTGTCAACGGTTACACCGTATTGTGCCATTTTTGCCCGGTTATACACCACTGTCATTTGTGGCAAACCGCTTGTAGCTTCTACATTGAGGTCAGCCGCTCCGGGAACGGTTCTGATGACCGCTGCGATTTCCTGTACCTTGTCTGCCAAAACGCCTAAATCTTCTCCGTACAGTTTGATTGCCACGTCCTCACGAACCCCTGTAAGCAATTCATTAAAACGAAGTTCTACAGGTTGGGTAAACACGAAATTTACGCCGGGAACTACTGAAATTTTTTCCTGTATTTTTTCTATCAGTTCTTCTTTACTATCTGCGGAAGTCCATTTACTCTTATCTTTTTCAAGAATAATATAACTATCGGCAATATCCATAGGCATCGGGTCTGTCGGTATTTCGGCCACACCAATCCTAGAAACTACTGTTTTTACTTCCGGAAACTCATTGATTAACTTCTGAAGTTTCTCTGAAGCCTCAATAGATTCTGTAAGACTGCTCCCCGGTTTTATCAATGCTTGAAATGCAATATCGCCTTCATCAAATTTAGGGACAAATTCTGCTCCCATATTGCTGAAAATAAATCCTGAAATCAAAAGCAAGGAAACCGCGCCTATAACCACACCTGCCCGAAAGCGAAGTGCAAAATTTAATATAGGCAGATAGATACGATTCAGAACATCCATAATTTTATCACTGAACCTATCAATCTTGTTTTCAAACTTGGCGAACCAACTATTTTGATTTTTAGCAGGTTTTAAAAATAATGATGACATCATTGGCACGTAGGTAAGACAAAGGATAATCGCTCCTAAAACGGCAAAACCAAATGTAAATGCCATTGGCCGGAACATTTTCCCTTCCACACCGGTCAAAAAAAGAATCGGTGTAAAAACTATAAGAACAATTAGTTGACCGAAGAAGGCAGAATTCATCATTTTACTTGAAGAATCATAGGCGATTTCATCCATTTCAGCTTGGTTGATGGCGGTTGTGGATTTTTTCATCCGTTGATGAATGTGGAAAACCGCTCCTTCCACGATAATCACCGCTCCATCTACAATAATTCCAAAATCGATCGCACCCAAGGACATTAAATTTGCCCAAATGCCAAATTGTTTCATCAAAATAAATGCAAATAATAGACATAAAGGGATTATCGAAGCTGCTATCAAGCCACCACGGAAGCTTCCCAAAAGTAAGACCAAAACAAATATGACGATTAGGGCTCCTTCTATTAGATTGTTTTTAACGGTACTTGTGGTTGCCTCAATAAGTTCACTTCGGCTTAAAAAAGCATCAATATAAACACCTTCCGGCAGGGATTTTTGAATTTCTACAATACGCTTTTCCACATTTTCAATCACGTCGCCTGGGCTTTCGCCTTTCAGCATTAAAATTTGTCCACCTACGGATTCGTGACCGTCTTGGGTAAATGCACCATAACGCACTTGGTTTCCGTAGCCCACTTTTTCGGCAACGTCCCTTACCAAGACAGGGCTTCCATTTTGAGTGGTCACAACCGTGTTTTCCAAATCGGCGATACTTCGAGCCAGCCCTTCGCCACGGATAAAATTGGCTTGGTGGTTTTTTTCAATGTAAGCACCACCGGTATTAGCATTGTTCACTTTAAGAGCTTCAAAAACCTGATTCATTGTAATGCCAAAACTTTTTAGTTTATCAGGATTTATGGCAACTTCATATTGTTTTACATAACCTCCAAAAGCATTGACCTCGACTACGCCTGGCACTAAAGCCATTTGGCGTTTTACAATCCAATCTTGGATGGTACGAAGCTCCATTGCGTCATATTTGTCTTCATAGCCTTCTGTCACTTTTAAGGTATATTGAAAAATTTCGCCCAGACCTGTTGTTATGGGTGCCATAAAAGGTGTGCCAAAACCTTCGGGGATTTCTCCGGCAACTTCGGTTAATTTCTCCTGTACCAATTGCCGTGGCAGATAAGTGCCTGCCTCGTCCTTAAAAACAATGGTAACCACGGACAGCCCAAAACGGGATACTGAACGCAGCTCGATGACGTCAGGAAGATTGGCCATTGCCAATTCTACGGGATAGGTAACAAATTGTTCTATATCTTCTGTCCCCAAGTTTGGGGCCACGGTTATTACCTGTACTTGGTTGTTTGTTATATCGGGTACAGAACCCAAGTTTATAGTGGCCATAGACCAAATGCCCGTACCAACAAGTGCCACTATAAATAAGCCAATAATAAATTTATTATTAATGGAAAATGAAATGATTTTGTTAATCATAGAAAAAGTATTAATTCAGTTTAAACCTCGCAATGCAATTAGATGCAATGCGTTTATAATGGGATGCTTACTTTGAAAAGCATCACGTAAGGATATAGCTATCCTTAAAAAACTGAATTATACTTTAGGGGGTTGGAAAAGCGATTCCAGATATCTGGAAGTGAAGTTTACTTTATGTAAGGTAAACTGTTTTTTCCCTTCAAACTTTAGTTGATTGGTTAAAGCCGAATTGTTGTTCGCAATAATTAATACTAGAGGGTGACAACATTGATGATGGGAATGGACTGGTGTATTCTCCTTATCTGGGTTATTATGATGCCCTTCATTTTTTGCATCATTGTCAATGTAATCTTCAACTACATATTCAAGGAAAGAGTCTCCATAAACTTTATGGTCTTGATAATGGGTAATAATGCTTGAAATTTCTTTAATTGGCCCACAAAAATCCATATCAATGCTAATTCCCTGAAAAAAGAATAGAAGCGACATTGATATGGAAAAGAATATTTTCATAAAGTTTTACAAATATACAAATTAATCGATGCACAGGTTGTGCAAAGAAATTATCAGCAACTTTTATTTTCTTGAATCGGTGGACAGGGTATAGTTCCAAAAGAGCAATAAATACAACAGTCTCCTTCTTTTGGTTTTAATACTTTCTCGCAGTTTTCAAATTCATAAAAAGAACTGGCATTCCCTTTAAAACCTTTTATTTTGAATTAACTCGCACAGCAACTTAATTTAGAAACATCTTTTCCAAAGGTAATTGCTGCCAGTTTAACAGCTTCCCCTAAAGTTAAATATGGATAAAAACTTTCTGCCAAGTCTTTTACAGTGATTCCAAATTTAATAGCCATACTTAATTGTTGGATGAGTTCGCCACCTTCTGTTGCTATGACTCTTGCGCCTATTAATTTATCGGTTTCAGTGTTGCGCATCAGTTTTATGAACCCTCTGGTATCTTGCGCTGCCAATGCTCTTGGAACGTGAATTAAATCAAGTTTACTGACTTCAAAAGGAATTCCCTTTTTTTCTGCTTCCAATTCGTCCATACCTGCTCCTGCAATTTGAGGGTCTGTAAATACTACCCAAGGTAAAGATGAATAATCCAAAATGGTTTTTGATAATGAAAATGCGTTTTGTACTGCTGCACTGCCTTCGGTTGCTGCTGTATACACAAATGCTGGTGTATTGGTAACATCTCCTGCTGCGTAAATATTGGAAATATTAGTTTCCATTTTTTCGTTAACTAAAATATGTCCTTTTTCTGTCAGGTTTAAGTCAATATTCTTAAGACCTAATTTAGATGTATATGGTTTTGTTCCTGTAGCTACGACAATATGGCCTTCTTCAATTATTTGAGTGGTAGAGTCATCAGGACATTTGCAATGAATAATAGTGTTGTCGCCATCTTTTTCAAATTTAATGGCTCTAAAATTTGGAAGGATTTCAATCCCTTCAGTTTTCATTTGTGTTTCTAAAACATCTGTAATATCGTTGGTTTGACTACGTAATGGTCTATCTGTAAATTCTATGATACGAACCTTTACTCCCAAGCGGTTATATGCCATTGCAATTTCCAAACCGATATAGCCAGCTCCCATTATGGTTAAGCTTTTTGGTTTTTCTTCTAAATCGAATAAAGATACATTCGTTAAGTAGCCTACTTTATTTAGTCCTTCAATGTTTGGAATGTTTGTTGTTGCTCCTGTTGCTATAATGATGTTAGTTGCGGTGTATGTATCTTTTCCATCTACAAGAATGGTTTTATTATCTACAAATTTTGCCCAACCTTTAAGCATTGTTAAGTTTTTGAAATCACTTACCACATCCATATATTTATGTTGCTGTAATGTGGATACTAATGCTTTTTTGTCTTTTATAATTTGAGTAAAATCAATTTCAACACCTTTGGGTTTAATTCCTTTAAAATTAGAATGTGTTGCGTGATACACTGTTTCGGCAGCTCTAATCAAATTTTTAGAAGGTACACAGCCAACATTGACACAGGTTCCTCCAAAATCTAATCCATCATTTACCATTAATGTTGTTAAGCCAATGCCTTCGGCTTTTATAGCTGCTGAAAATGCTGCTGAACCTCCACCAATAACAATTAAATCGAATTTATTCTTTTCATCATAATCTTTGGTATTTGTAACACAGCAATCTTTCTTTTTTATATCTTCAACAACTGAATAGTTACCTACATTGTTTACTGCGTTAATAACATCTTGATTGCTTATTTTATTGGTGTCATAAACAAATTTTCCTTCTCCTGTTTCGTGATTTACAATACTACTTACAATTCCGTCTTTAACGTTTAAATCTTTTTCAATATGTGATGAACACCCAGAACAAGTCATTCCGTTGATGTTTAAATTTATTATTTTATTACTCATCTTTTTCTTTATTAATTACTTTATATCCTGTTGAGTTTATTGCTTTTTCTATATCCTCTTTAGTCGTTTTTGTATTATCAAACTTCACTTCTGCGTTTGCCTTTTCATAGGAAGCATTGATTTTTACAATACCTTCTAACTCATTAACTGCGTGTTTAACGTGTTCTTCACAAGATGCACAAGTCATCCCTTTAAC
Above is a window of Bizionia sp. M204 DNA encoding:
- the merA gene encoding mercury(II) reductase, which produces MSNKIINLNINGMTCSGCSSHIEKDLNVKDGIVSSIVNHETGEGKFVYDTNKISNQDVINAVNNVGNYSVVEDIKKKDCCVTNTKDYDEKNKFDLIVIGGGSAAFSAAIKAEGIGLTTLMVNDGLDFGGTCVNVGCVPSKNLIRAAETVYHATHSNFKGIKPKGVEIDFTQIIKDKKALVSTLQQHKYMDVVSDFKNLTMLKGWAKFVDNKTILVDGKDTYTATNIIIATGATTNIPNIEGLNKVGYLTNVSLFDLEEKPKSLTIMGAGYIGLEIAMAYNRLGVKVRIIEFTDRPLRSQTNDITDVLETQMKTEGIEILPNFRAIKFEKDGDNTIIHCKCPDDSTTQIIEEGHIVVATGTKPYTSKLGLKNIDLNLTEKGHILVNEKMETNISNIYAAGDVTNTPAFVYTAATEGSAAVQNAFSLSKTILDYSSLPWVVFTDPQIAGAGMDELEAEKKGIPFEVSKLDLIHVPRALAAQDTRGFIKLMRNTETDKLIGARVIATEGGELIQQLSMAIKFGITVKDLAESFYPYLTLGEAVKLAAITFGKDVSKLSCCAS